The nucleotide window CGTGAATGCAACCTGCCGCCGGCGTCGCGCCGGCGGCAGGTTGCATTTTTACTGGCTGTCGTAGCCTTCCAGCAGGTCGACGAACGCTTTCTCCGCAACGTTATAATCCTGGCCGGCCCGCGAGATGAGCAGGAAGCGCCTGTCGATGGTGTTCAGCCGGTTGAGCGGCACTTCCGCCAGACGCCCGGTCGAAAGTTCGTGGCGGATGGCCACCGAACTGATCAGGGCTATGCCGATTCTTTCCTCGACCGCCAGCTTGATCGACTCGTGGTTAGCCATCTCGATCACTGTTTCGAAGACGAGGTTTTCCTGGTGGATGAATTTGTCGACAACCGACCGCATGCCCGAATCGGGCCGACTGTGGATGAAGACCTGGCCGCGCGTCAAATCCCGCGGCTCGACGAGGCTGCGGCCGCACCATTCGTGGCCCGGCCAGACGATGAGCGATAGGTGGTCGCGGGACACCGGGCGGGATTTCAGGGCATGATCGGCCAGCCAGTTGAGGTTGTGGCCGACGAGCCCCAGGTCGATATCGTCGGAGCGCACGGCGTCGATTATTTTGTAGCCGTAGTCGGTCTTGACCGACAGGTCGATGTGGGGGTAACGGTCCTTATAGCGGCGCAGGAGGGAAGGGAGCAGGTAGGTGCTGACGGTCGACGAGGCGCCGAGCCTCAGCCGGCCTTTGCCGAGGCTGTTGACTTCTTTGATTCTGGCGGGAAGCTCGCCGAGGGTGCCGATTATATCCTTGGCAGTCTTATAAAGCACCCGGCCTTCGGGGGTCACGGAGCAGCGCTTGCCGGCCCTGGTGAACAGCGCCACCCCGAAGTGGCGCTCCAGTGCGGCGATCTGCTGGCTGACCGACGACTGGGCCATGTAGAGGCATTCGGCGGCCCGCACGAACGAGTTCTGCTCGACGACCAGGCAGAAGGTCTGCAGTTGCTGAAAGGTCATGCCTTCACCTGCTTATAAGATTTATATTATTGTTTTGATTGTAATTTATACGTTGCACCTTATTAATCCTTCCGGTAAGATAAAGAAAGTCCATATTCTAGCCGATTTTGGAAGGGGGTCTTTTTCTGGAACTGCTGTATATCGCACCAATCGCCGGTCTTGTCGCTCTGCTTTTCGCCGCCTACCTGATGGTCAGCGTGCTGAGAGAGAGCCCGGGAAACCAAAAAATGCAGGATATCTCCCAGGCCATCTTCGAAGGGGCGATGGCGTTTCTCAACCGTCAGTACCGCACCCTTGTGCCGTTTACCGCCATTGTTTTCGTTGTTCTTTACTACTTCGGCAGCTATCAACTGGCATTATCCTTCCTTGTCGGGGCCGTATGCTCGGCCATCGCCGGCTATGTCGGCATGACATCGACCACCAAATCCAACGCCCGCACCACCGAGGCCGCCCGCCACAGCCTGAACAAGGCGCTGAGCGTGTCGTTCCGGGCCGGGGCGGTAATGGGGATGTCGGTGGCCGGTCTGGGCCTGCTCGGCGTTTCGCTGCTCTATATCGTTTTCCGCGATCCCGTCGTCATCAACAGCTTTGCCTTCGGCGCCAGCGCCATCGCGTTCTTCGCCCGCATCGGCGGCGGCATCTTCACCAAGGCTGCCGATGTCGGCGCCGACCTGGTCGGCAAAGTGGAGGCCGGCATCCCTGAGGACGATCCCCGCAATCCGGCCGTCATCGCCGACAACGTCGGCGACAATGTCGGCGACACCGCCGGCATGGGCGCCGACCTGTTCGAATCCTACGGCGCCACCGCCATCGCCGCCATGCTGATCGGCAATACCCTTTTCGGCGTCAACGGCGTCATCTTCCCGCTGCTGCTCGGCGCCGCCGGCATCGCCGCCGCCATCGCCAGCACATTCCTGGTGCGCACCGGCGAGAACGGCAGCCCGCAGGCGGCCCTCAACCGCGGCCTGTGGGGCACAAACATCATCACCGCGGTCATCGCCTACTTCATGGCTATCGCCACCTTCGGCGCGGAAAAAGGGTTCGGCATCTTCATCGCTATCGTCGCCGGCCTGGTCGTCAATGTCCTCGTCGGCCTGATCACCGAGTACTATACCTCTCACGCCCACTTCCCGACCCGCGATATCGCCGATTCCTCGCGGACCGGCGCGGCCACCAACATCATCTCCGGCGTGGCCACCGGCCTCAAGAGCACCGCGCTGCCGATGATCGTCTTTGCGGTTGCCACCTATGTTGCCTTTACATATGCCGGCATCTACGGTATCGCGATGGCAGCCATGGGCATGCTCTGCACCGCCGGGATGGTGGTGGCGGTCGACTCGTTCGGCCCGGTCGCCGATAATGCGGGGGGCATCGCCGAAATGGCCGATATGCCCAAGGAAGTCCGTAAAACTACCGACAGGCTCGACGCGGTCGGCAACACCACGGCGGCGATCGCCAAAGGCTTCGCCATCGGCTCGGCGGCTCTGACCGCCCTGGCTCTCTTCACCGCCTTCGGCGAAGAGGTGGCCAAGAACCCGAAACTCGGCGGCCTGCTGGTGGGGGGACACCTGGTCGTCAACCTCACCGAGCCTGGCGTCATCATCGGCATCTTCCTCGGCGCCGCCCTGCCGTTTCTGGTGTGCGCTTTCACCATGGAGGCGGTCGGCAAGGCCGCGTTCGAGATGATCGGCGAGGTCCGCCGCCAGTTCCGCGATATCCCCGGCATCATGGAAGGCACCGGCCGCCCCGATTACGCCCGCTGCGTCGATATCAGCACCCAGGCCGCCATCCGCGAGATGGTCCTCCCCGGCGTGTTCGCCGTAGGGGCGCCGCTGCTCGTCGGCTTCGCGATGGGCGCCAAGGCGCTCGCCGGCTTCCTGGCCGGCGTCACCGCCGCCGGTGTGCTGCTCGCCATCTTCATGTCCAACGCGGGCGGCGCCTGGGACAACGCCAAGAAATTCATCGAAGGCGGCCAGCACGGCGGCAAGGGCACTCCCGCCCACGCGGCGGCCGTCATCGGCGACACGGTCGGCGACCCGTTCAAGGACACCTCCGGCCCGGCGATGAACCCGCTCATCAAGGTGGCGGGGACGATATCGCTGATCATCGCGCCCCTGCTCTTCTTTTAGAAATGACGAACGACACCGGCCTTGAGGCCGGTGTCGTTTTTGTTTGTACTTGCTACATCGAGTGCAGGCCGATGCAGTTGCCTTCGCTGTCTTCGAAGAGCCCGAAGAAGCCGTATTGCCCGATATCGGTCTTGGGGACGAGCGTTTTGCCGTTGTGGGCGGCGATTTTGGTCAGGGTGGCGGTGATGTCGGGTACGGCGAAGTAGACGATTGTGCCGGTATGGGACGGCACGTTCTCCTTACCCTTCACGAGCGCGCCGCCGGCGCCGATTGTGTTCATCTCCATCGGGAACATGGCCATCTGCCGCTCGCCTGAGTCGACGACTTCGAGCTTAAAGCCGAAGACCGCCTCGTAAAAGGCTTGGCCGCGCGGCATATCGGTCACGGGAATTTCGAACCAGATCACGGGGTTGATCTTGTCAGCCATTTTTATCACGCTCCTGCCTGATTACTATGTTTATTATAACCCATGCGGTGCTGGGGCAGCCATATTTTGTAAGAGCCATGGTCGAATCTCCCCGCTTTGCCTGGCCATGCCTGAAAATGGTATAATAAATGTTACCAAGGACAATGGAGGGATGCCTGGTGGCGATTATGCGCGGGGCCGAGCCGTTCCTCCTGCCGGGGGGCGACCGGGGTGTGCTGCTTATCCACGGGTTTACCGGCGCGCCGGCCGAGATGCGCCTCTTGGGCGAGTACCTGCACGGCAGAGGTTACACCGTCCTGGGGCCGCGCCTGGCCGGGCACGGCAGCAGCCCGGCGGAGATGGCGGGCACCAGGTGGCCCCATTGGTACGGCGATGTGGAGGACGGCTACCATCTGCTGCGGGGCCTGTGCCGGGAGGTATCAGTCGTCGGCTTGTCGATGGGAGGGCTGCTGGCCCTTAAACTGGCGGCCGAGCATCCTATCGACAGGATCGCAGTCGTGAACGCACCGATATACTTGCTTGACAAGCGCGTAAAGCTGCTGCCGTTCTTCCGTCTGTTCCGCAATTTTCAGCGCCAGGAGAAGCGCCGGCTGACGGTCAACGAGCGCTATAACGTTTCCTACGACTATATGCCGCTGACCTGCGTGGTCAGCCTGCTGGAACTGGTAAAGCATGTGGACAGACTGCTGCCGCTCGTCAACCGGCCGGCCCTGCTTGTGCAGTCGCGGCATGACCGGACGGTGCGGCCGGAGAGCGTCGTCCATATCCACAACCGCCTCGGCAGCCGGGACAAGAAGATAATCTGGCTGGAACGGTCGGGTCACGTGGCGACCATCGATGTTGAGCACGAGCGGCTTTTCCGCTATATAGACAGCTTTCTGACAGCAAGATCAATTGACGACTGAAGGGAGACAAACTAATGGAAGACGAACGCAATACATGGTGCTTTGCCTGCGGGCCCAATAACCCCATCGGCCTGAAGCTGAGGTTCAGCGAGGAGGGGGACAAGTATGTGGCCCGTTTTACCGCCGGCCCTGAACACCAGGGTTACGACGGCATCGTTCACGGCGGCATCGTTAGCACGCTGCTGGACGAGATCATGGCCCGCTACCCGTACGCCAAGGGCGAAAATACTGTGACCGCCCGCCTGGAGATAAGATACCGCCAGCCGACCCCGGTGGGCAAGGAGCTGACCGTGACGGGATGGATCGCGAGCAAGCGGGGCAGGATATACGAAACGGCCGGCACGGTAGCGCTGGAGGACGGCACCGTCACCGCCGAGGGCAAGGCCACCGTGATGGTTATGAGGAAGTGAACCGATGACGCTCAAAGATAGAATCCTCGCTTTTATGCGCGAGGAGGCGTACAGGCCGCTGGCGCCGGACGATCTGGCCGCCGGCCTTGGCCTGAAGGCGAAGGAGCTGGCCGATTTCTGGCCGCTGCTGGCGCAAATGGAAGAGGACGCCGAGGTTATCAAGACCAGGTTCGGCAAGTACGGCGTGCCCGAACACATGAACCTGGTGGTGGGGATGCTGTCGGCCAGCGAGAAGGGCTTTGGCTTCGTCATCCCCGACAGCCCCGACGAGGCCGATGTGTATATACCCCCCGACGCGATGGCCGGCGCAATGAACCGCGACCGGGTGGTGGCGCGGGTGCACGGCCAGCGGCCGGGCGGCAAGGCCCGCGAGGGGGAGATAATCCGGGTGGTCAAACGGGCCAACGTCAGGATCGTCGGCACGTTCGAGGCCAGCCGCCACTATGCGTTCGTGACGCCGGACGACGCCCGCCTCCGTCAGGATGTTTTCGTGCCGCGGGACGAATGGGGCGAGGCTGAGAACGGCTGCAAGGTGGTCGTGGAGATCACCAGATGGCCGGAGGGCAAACGGAGCGCCGAGGGCCGCGTGACGGAGGTGCTGGGCTGCAAGGGCGACCCGGGCATCGAGATTCTCGCTATCATCAAGAAGCACAACCTTTCGACCGCTTTTCCTCCCGAGGTGGAGGCCGCCGCCGCCCGTTGCCGCGAGACGGTGGGCGAGGAGGAGACGAAGGGGCGTCGCGATCTGCGCGCGCTGCCGGTGGTCACTATCGATGCCGAGGACGCCAAGGATCTCGACGACGCCGTGTATGTAGAGCGGCGCCAGAACGGCCATTATCTGCTCGGCGTGCATATCGCCGATGTCAGCTATTATGTGAAAGAGAATAGCCCGCTCGATGACGAGGCCAGGGAGCGCGGGACGAGCGTCTATCTCGTCGACCGCGTGCTGCCGATGCTGCCCCATCGCCTCTCGAACGGCATTTGTTCTTTAAACGCGGGCGTCGACCGGCTGGCGATGTCGGCGCATATGGAGATCGACCCGCGCGGACGGGTGGTGAGCTATGAGCTTTTCCCGAGCGTCATCCGCGTTCACACCCGGCTTTCCTATAACATCGTCCGCCGCATCCTCGCCGAGGACGACGGGGAACTGAAGGAACAGTACCGGCCGCTCCTCGGCCAACTGGCCGAGATGGAGCGCCTGTGCCACATCCTTCGCCAGCGGCGGCTAAACCGCGGCGCTATCGACTTCGATTTCCCTGAGCTGAAGGTTAAGCTGGACGAGCAGGGGCGGCCGGTGGCCGTGGAGAAGCGGGTCCGCAGCATCGCGGAGTCGATCGTCGAGGAGTTTATGCTGGCGGCCAACGAGACGGTGGCCGAGCATATGGACAAGCTGGGCGTGCCGTTTGTTTTCCGCGTCCATGAGGAACCCGACCCGGAGAAGATGGCCAAGCTCAACAACCTGCTCCACAACTTCGGCCAGGCGCTTTCCAAGCCGGACGACATCCGCCCCAAGGCGCTGCAGAAGGTGCTGGGCCGGGTGGCCGGCCGGCCGGAGGAGCGGCTGATAAGCACGGTGATGCTCAGGTCGCTGAAGCAGGCGCGCTACGAGGCGGAGAACCTCGGCCATTTCGGCCTGGCGGCTTCGTATTACACTCATTTCACTTCGCCGATCCGGCGTTATCCCGATCTCATCGTTCACCGCATCCTGCGCGAGACGTTCAAGTCCGGCGATATCTCCGCCAAGCGCCGCCAGAAGCTGGCCGCCGTCCTGCCGGAGATATCCCTCCACTCGTCGCAGCGTGAACGGGCGGCGGCGGAGGCGGAACGGGATACGGTCGACCTCAAGAAGGTCGAGTATATGGCGCAGTTCGTCGGCGACGAGTTCGCCGGGGCGATCAGCGGCGTGACTGCTTTCGGCCTGTTCGTCGAGCTGGAGAACGGCATCGAGGGGCTTGTCCATGTGTCGAGCATGGATGACGATTACTACCGCTACGACGAGGACCGCTACTCGCTCATTGGCCAGCGGACCGGCAAGGTTTACCGGCTGGGCGACGCGGCGAAGGTGACGCTGGTGAAGGTCAACCCGGCGGAACGGACGATCGATTTCGTGCTGGCCGGCGACGCCGCGGCCCGCGGGCCCAAGAACCACCGGGGCAAGGGCGGCGGCCAGGGGCGCAAGCCCAAGGACGGCGATAAGGGCAAACAGGCGAAGAGCGGGCCGGCCAGGCCGGGCAAGCCGGCCAAGGAGGGCGGCAAGAAGCCTGCCGCCGCCGGGGCGGGAGGCGCTAAGCCCGCCGGCGAGGCGGCTAAGAAGCGGCCGCCGGGCACGAAACGCAAGCGGCCTAGGGGCTCTGGCAAAAGACGGACAGAATCTGGCAAAACTCTGACATAAACGCTGACATTGCTCTGACATTTGGGATGATTTGCGTTATTTCCCGGAAATATGAGAGAAACCGACAGGGAGAGAAGAGGATGGATCGCAGGGATTTCCTGAGAATGGCGGCGCTGGCCGGGCTGGGGGCAACGCTGCTGCCCGGCTGTGCGCCGGCGCCGGCCAAACCGGCGCCCCGCGCCGATGTGGGCGCAGGCAGGACGCCGGCCACTACGGTTGGCGCGCCTGCGGGCGGCGGCGAGCTGGTGGTGGCCGAGGGCGCCGACCCGGCCGAGATGCTGGCGCGGGGTCTGGCGGCTCTCGGCGGCATCGGGGCGTTGGTGAAGCCGGGGGCGACGGTGGTGCTGAAGCCGAATTTCAGCGTGCCGCGCGCGCCGGAGGAGGCGGCCACGACGAATATCGTGCTGGTGGGGGCGTTGGTGCGCTCGTGCCTGGCGGCCGGGGCCAAGACGGTGAAGGTTATCGACCACCCGTTCACCAATCCGACGATATGCCTGGAGAAAACGGGGATGAAGACGGCGGTGGCGGCGGCCGGCGGGCAGATTTATACGCTCAACAGCGGCCGCGATAAGTATTTTAAACCGGTGCAGATCGGCGGCCAGGTGCTGGCGGCGGCCGAGTACAGCAAGGATGTGCTGGAGGCCGACGTGTTTATCAATATGCCGATCTTGAAGCATCATAACGGTACGCGCCTGACGCTGGGGATGAAGAATCTGATGGGGCTGGTGTGGGACCGGGGTTATTTCCACCGCACCGATCTGCACCGCTGCATCGCGGAGACGGCGGCGTTCAAGAAGCCGCACCTGACCATCCTGGACGCGCTGCGCGGCATAACCGACAACGGGCCGATGGGGCCGGGGCCGATCCGCGAGTACAATCAACTGGTTTTCGGCACCGATCCGGTGGCGGTGGACGCTTATGGGGCGACGCTGTTCGGGCTGAAACCGGCGGAGGTCGATTATATCCGCATAGCGGCGGAATTGGGCGTCGGCAGTATGGATATAGATAAGGCGCCGGTGCGTAAGGCGTGAGTTTTGCCGGGGGAGGAAGTTTGATGAATGCAGTTGACAGGCTGTTGGACGGCGTAGCTATACCCCGCGTGGTGCGGGTGCGGCAATCGTTCGAACGGCCGCAGCTTAAGGACGCTATCGCCGAGTTGGCGGCCCAACTGAAAGCAAAGGGGACGCTGGCGGGCGTGAAGCGCGGCCAGAAGATCGCTATTACCGCGGGCAGCCGGGGGATAACGGCGCTGCCCGCGATGCTGAGGACGCTGGCGAATGCCGTCAGGGAGGCCGGCGGCGAGGCTTTTTTGGTGCCGGCGATGGGCAGCCACGGCGGCGCTACGGCCGAGGGGCAGCGAAGTATGCTGGCCGGGATGGGTATTACCGAGGATGCGGTGGGGGCGCCGATCAGGGCGACGATGGAGACGGTGGAGGTCGGGCGCACGGCGGCAGGGCTGCCCGTTTATCTGGACAGGTATGCCTATGAGGCGGACGGGATAATCGTCGTTAACCGCATCAAGCCCCATGTGGCGTTTCGCGGCCCGTACGAGAGCGGCCTGGCGAAGATGCTCGTGATCGGGCTGGGCAAACAGCGGGGGGCGGATACCTGCCACGATATGGGCGCCGGCATGATGGCGGAGAATATCCGGGAGATGGCGGCGGTGACTTTGGCCGGAGCCAATGTCATCGCCGGGGTGGCGATTATCGAGAACGCCTATCACGAGACGAGCCGGCTGGCTGTGCTGGCCGCAAGCGAGATAATGGCCGAGGAGCCGGCGCTCTTAGAAGAGGCGTGGCGGCTTTGCCCCCGCCTGTTTTTCGACAGCCTGGATGTGCTGGTGATCGACGAGATCGGCAAGGATATCAGCGGCACGGGGTTCGATACCAACGTGGTGGGGCGTTATCATACGCCGAATATCAGCGGCGGCCCGCGCATCGCGCGGGTGGCGGTGCTGGACCTGACGGCGCGCACGAAAGGGAACGCCAACGGGCTGGGGCTGGCCGATTTCACGACCCGGCGGGTTTTCGACAAGTTTGATTTCGCGAATACGTATCCGAATTCGCTGACGACAACGGCGCCAGCGAGCGTGAAGATCCCGATGGTGCTGGGAAATGACCGCCAGGCGATCCAGGCGGCGATCAAGACGTGCAATATCGCCGACAAGGGCGCGGTGCGCCTGGTGAGGATCAGAAACACGGTGGCGCTGGATGAGATCGAGGTGGCGGAGAGCCTGCTGGCCGAGGTGGCGGGGAGCCGGTGCATGGCTGCCACAGGCGAGCCGTACGGGCTGCCTTTCGATGCCGCCGGCAATCTTTTATGAGTATGTGGTTGCGGAAAAGGGCCGCCGCCGGGTAACCGGCGGCGGCCCTTTTTTGGGCAGGAAAGGCGTATAGCGATGCGGCGGGGGAGCATAATAGCGGCAGGAGGTGAGGGCATGGCACGGGATGTTATGTGCACGGTGAGGAACTGTAAGTTTTGGGAGGACCGCAAATGCACGGCAGATGCGATCGAGGTGAATGTGGACGGCGGCGGCTATACCGCAGGGTATACGGCGGAGACGAACTGTCACACGTTCATGGCCGGTAATAAGGGGTAGAGGGTGGCCCGGGGCTGAGCTCCGGGCCGCTTGTTTTGCGTAAGCCGGTTGTGTTTACGGCGCCGAATTGCTATAATATATCGTGCACGGGAAAGCGGGGTGAAACCGGTGGCCGAGGGTATCAAGATAGTGTCGGAGAACCGCAAGGCGCGGCACGATTATCATATCCATGAGACGTACGAGGCCGGCCTGGTGCTGACCGGGACGGAGGTTAAGTCTCTGCGGGCGGGCCGGGCGAACCTGAAGGACAGCTATGCAAGGGTGGACAACGGGGAGCTGATGCTGCACAATATGCATATCAGCCCGTACGATCAGGGCAACCGGTTCAACCATGAGCCCTTAAGGACGCGCAAGCTGCTGATGCACCGTGTGGAGATCAACAAGCTGATCGGCAAGACGAAGGAGAAGGGGTATACGCTGGTGCCGCTGAAGCTTTATTTCACCCGCGGCAAGGCGAAGCTGGAGCTGGGGCTGGCGAGCGGCAAGCATACGTACGACAAACGCCAGGATATCGCCGAGCGGGATGCGAAGCGGGAGATGGACAGGGAGTTTCGCGATAGGCAGAAGTGCTGATTGGACGGAGAATCGTTTTTATGTTATAATGATATGACAGAAGCATATTCCGTTGGCTGGCGTTTATCCATGAACGCCCGGAGATAATTCGGGGGCGTACTGGTTTCGACAGGGGTAGTTGTGGTACAGGTAGCGAGCCGGGGTTCCATCTGCCCGTCAATACGGTGGGACAAAGTTAACTGCCAACGAAGAATACGCTTTAGCAGCTTAATGCTAACGTCCTACCTACGCTCGTCCCGTGGCCTAGGATAGGGCGTCACTTAACGGGATACCTAAAGCCCAATTCTCGGAGGGCCGACTGGGAAACTTTATCGAGATAGCGCCTGAGCAGCCTGTCTGTGGGCGGCGACGGGGCGAAATCTAAACCATAGACTGCGCTCGGAGAAGCCTGTGCAGCGATGCCTTTGGACAGGGGTTCGACTCCCCTCGCCTCCACCATGCAAATTCGGAAAAGCCGAAAACCCGCGTATGTCAATTAAAGCATATAATGTCGTTCGTGACATTATATGCTTTAATTTTATGCTCTAATTGAAAGGTCATATCAAGCTTTACTGCTTCGTGGGGAGTAACCCTTTTATCCATTGCGGGTGGCCTGCAGGTGACTCAAATAGTTTTTACCTAATTATTGGGAAGTATATTATAATAGAAGACACAAGTAAATGAAGAAAGGGGCCTAGGGAAATATGTTAAAGAAGGCATTAAGCTGGCAGGGAATTGCCTTTTTGATAGTTTTAGCTGGTTTTGTCAGTCCATTTATTACTTTCAACACATTCTATAGTAGATGGAATTATAATGGTCCTTGGCCGCTAACCATCGAGCAGATTGGAAAACTAGGCCAGGTATCAGACTGGATTGGCGGAGTAACAATACCTTTTTTTACATTAGCTAGCTTTATAATTCTGTTTTTAGCTTTTAAAACTCAAACCGAAGAATTAGGATTAACGCGCCAAGAACTTAGTTCTACTCGTGAACAATTTATTCAACAAAACACAACATTAGCTAGACAAAGGTTTGAGGGTAGCTACTTTCAACTATTATCATTTCACCATGAAATTGTAAACGGGACTTATTATGCTTTGCCTGCTAATGGCAGTATCGACGCTCCATTAATTAACTATAATGGCCGTAGTTATTATGAACAAGCTTCAATAAGATTTACCCAATTATATAATGGTATAATTAATGCTGGCGGAGGGCAACAACCTAATCAGCAAACAGATATGCGTTATATTGTAGATGCTTGGACTAGCTTTTTTTCGGAGCATCAGCGATTTATAGGTCACTACTTTAGGAATCTATATCATATTGTAAAGTTTGTCGATGAAACACCTAATTCCGTTTTGTCGCCTGAAGAAAAATATGACTATGTTAGGCTATTAAGGGCTCAATTATCATCATACGAACTAGTTCTTCTTT belongs to Sporomusaceae bacterium and includes:
- the rnr gene encoding ribonuclease R is translated as MTLKDRILAFMREEAYRPLAPDDLAAGLGLKAKELADFWPLLAQMEEDAEVIKTRFGKYGVPEHMNLVVGMLSASEKGFGFVIPDSPDEADVYIPPDAMAGAMNRDRVVARVHGQRPGGKAREGEIIRVVKRANVRIVGTFEASRHYAFVTPDDARLRQDVFVPRDEWGEAENGCKVVVEITRWPEGKRSAEGRVTEVLGCKGDPGIEILAIIKKHNLSTAFPPEVEAAAARCRETVGEEETKGRRDLRALPVVTIDAEDAKDLDDAVYVERRQNGHYLLGVHIADVSYYVKENSPLDDEARERGTSVYLVDRVLPMLPHRLSNGICSLNAGVDRLAMSAHMEIDPRGRVVSYELFPSVIRVHTRLSYNIVRRILAEDDGELKEQYRPLLGQLAEMERLCHILRQRRLNRGAIDFDFPELKVKLDEQGRPVAVEKRVRSIAESIVEEFMLAANETVAEHMDKLGVPFVFRVHEEPDPEKMAKLNNLLHNFGQALSKPDDIRPKALQKVLGRVAGRPEERLISTVMLRSLKQARYEAENLGHFGLAASYYTHFTSPIRRYPDLIVHRILRETFKSGDISAKRRQKLAAVLPEISLHSSQRERAAAEAERDTVDLKKVEYMAQFVGDEFAGAISGVTAFGLFVELENGIEGLVHVSSMDDDYYRYDEDRYSLIGQRTGKVYRLGDAAKVTLVKVNPAERTIDFVLAGDAAARGPKNHRGKGGGQGRKPKDGDKGKQAKSGPARPGKPAKEGGKKPAAAGAGGAKPAGEAAKKRPPGTKRKRPRGSGKRRTESGKTLT
- a CDS encoding VOC family protein; translation: MADKINPVIWFEIPVTDMPRGQAFYEAVFGFKLEVVDSGERQMAMFPMEMNTIGAGGALVKGKENVPSHTGTIVYFAVPDITATLTKIAAHNGKTLVPKTDIGQYGFFGLFEDSEGNCIGLHSM
- a CDS encoding PaaI family thioesterase, with product MEDERNTWCFACGPNNPIGLKLRFSEEGDKYVARFTAGPEHQGYDGIVHGGIVSTLLDEIMARYPYAKGENTVTARLEIRYRQPTPVGKELTVTGWIASKRGRIYETAGTVALEDGTVTAEGKATVMVMRK
- a CDS encoding DUF1540 domain-containing protein; translation: MARDVMCTVRNCKFWEDRKCTADAIEVNVDGGGYTAGYTAETNCHTFMAGNKG
- a CDS encoding LysR family transcriptional regulator → MTFQQLQTFCLVVEQNSFVRAAECLYMAQSSVSQQIAALERHFGVALFTRAGKRCSVTPEGRVLYKTAKDIIGTLGELPARIKEVNSLGKGRLRLGASSTVSTYLLPSLLRRYKDRYPHIDLSVKTDYGYKIIDAVRSDDIDLGLVGHNLNWLADHALKSRPVSRDHLSLIVWPGHEWCGRSLVEPRDLTRGQVFIHSRPDSGMRSVVDKFIHQENLVFETVIEMANHESIKLAVEERIGIALISSVAIRHELSTGRLAEVPLNRLNTIDRRFLLISRAGQDYNVAEKAFVDLLEGYDSQ
- a CDS encoding putative phage abortive infection protein, which encodes MLKKALSWQGIAFLIVLAGFVSPFITFNTFYSRWNYNGPWPLTIEQIGKLGQVSDWIGGVTIPFFTLASFIILFLAFKTQTEELGLTRQELSSTREQFIQQNTTLARQRFEGSYFQLLSFHHEIVNGTYYALPANGSIDAPLINYNGRSYYEQASIRFTQLYNGIINAGGGQQPNQQTDMRYIVDAWTSFFSEHQRFIGHYFRNLYHIVKFVDETPNSVLSPEEKYDYVRLLRAQLSSYELVLLFYNCMVGEGYDKFRPLIEKYHLFDNINTKLLGKHWGYYGDTALWNIILGKTTA
- a CDS encoding sodium-translocating pyrophosphatase; amino-acid sequence: MEGGLFLELLYIAPIAGLVALLFAAYLMVSVLRESPGNQKMQDISQAIFEGAMAFLNRQYRTLVPFTAIVFVVLYYFGSYQLALSFLVGAVCSAIAGYVGMTSTTKSNARTTEAARHSLNKALSVSFRAGAVMGMSVAGLGLLGVSLLYIVFRDPVVINSFAFGASAIAFFARIGGGIFTKAADVGADLVGKVEAGIPEDDPRNPAVIADNVGDNVGDTAGMGADLFESYGATAIAAMLIGNTLFGVNGVIFPLLLGAAGIAAAIASTFLVRTGENGSPQAALNRGLWGTNIITAVIAYFMAIATFGAEKGFGIFIAIVAGLVVNVLVGLITEYYTSHAHFPTRDIADSSRTGAATNIISGVATGLKSTALPMIVFAVATYVAFTYAGIYGIAMAAMGMLCTAGMVVAVDSFGPVADNAGGIAEMADMPKEVRKTTDRLDAVGNTTAAIAKGFAIGSAALTALALFTAFGEEVAKNPKLGGLLVGGHLVVNLTEPGVIIGIFLGAALPFLVCAFTMEAVGKAAFEMIGEVRRQFRDIPGIMEGTGRPDYARCVDISTQAAIREMVLPGVFAVGAPLLVGFAMGAKALAGFLAGVTAAGVLLAIFMSNAGGAWDNAKKFIEGGQHGGKGTPAHAAAVIGDTVGDPFKDTSGPAMNPLIKVAGTISLIIAPLLFF
- the smpB gene encoding SsrA-binding protein SmpB gives rise to the protein MAEGIKIVSENRKARHDYHIHETYEAGLVLTGTEVKSLRAGRANLKDSYARVDNGELMLHNMHISPYDQGNRFNHEPLRTRKLLMHRVEINKLIGKTKEKGYTLVPLKLYFTRGKAKLELGLASGKHTYDKRQDIAERDAKREMDREFRDRQKC
- a CDS encoding alpha/beta fold hydrolase, giving the protein MRGAEPFLLPGGDRGVLLIHGFTGAPAEMRLLGEYLHGRGYTVLGPRLAGHGSSPAEMAGTRWPHWYGDVEDGYHLLRGLCREVSVVGLSMGGLLALKLAAEHPIDRIAVVNAPIYLLDKRVKLLPFFRLFRNFQRQEKRRLTVNERYNVSYDYMPLTCVVSLLELVKHVDRLLPLVNRPALLVQSRHDRTVRPESVVHIHNRLGSRDKKIIWLERSGHVATIDVEHERLFRYIDSFLTARSIDD
- a CDS encoding lactate racemase domain-containing protein, which translates into the protein MNAVDRLLDGVAIPRVVRVRQSFERPQLKDAIAELAAQLKAKGTLAGVKRGQKIAITAGSRGITALPAMLRTLANAVREAGGEAFLVPAMGSHGGATAEGQRSMLAGMGITEDAVGAPIRATMETVEVGRTAAGLPVYLDRYAYEADGIIVVNRIKPHVAFRGPYESGLAKMLVIGLGKQRGADTCHDMGAGMMAENIREMAAVTLAGANVIAGVAIIENAYHETSRLAVLAASEIMAEEPALLEEAWRLCPRLFFDSLDVLVIDEIGKDISGTGFDTNVVGRYHTPNISGGPRIARVAVLDLTARTKGNANGLGLADFTTRRVFDKFDFANTYPNSLTTTAPASVKIPMVLGNDRQAIQAAIKTCNIADKGAVRLVRIRNTVALDEIEVAESLLAEVAGSRCMAATGEPYGLPFDAAGNLL
- a CDS encoding DUF362 domain-containing protein, with protein sequence MDRRDFLRMAALAGLGATLLPGCAPAPAKPAPRADVGAGRTPATTVGAPAGGGELVVAEGADPAEMLARGLAALGGIGALVKPGATVVLKPNFSVPRAPEEAATTNIVLVGALVRSCLAAGAKTVKVIDHPFTNPTICLEKTGMKTAVAAAGGQIYTLNSGRDKYFKPVQIGGQVLAAAEYSKDVLEADVFINMPILKHHNGTRLTLGMKNLMGLVWDRGYFHRTDLHRCIAETAAFKKPHLTILDALRGITDNGPMGPGPIREYNQLVFGTDPVAVDAYGATLFGLKPAEVDYIRIAAELGVGSMDIDKAPVRKA